The window GACGTTGACCGTCAGGCCGGCGATCCCGATCGGGACCATGAGCAGGGCGAACAGCCAGTAGGACGGGGCCAGGGCGGCCACGATCTCCAGGACACCGAAGGCGACGGCCGCCGCGACCAGCACCCGCGCCCGGGCCGTGCCGCGCCGGGCGGCGAGCAGCGCGCCCGCGAGCGAACCCACGGCCATCAGCGTGTTGAAGAGGCTGTACGCGCCCGCGCCGGCGTGGAAGACGTCGTCCGCGTAGGCCGAGAGCCAGACGGGGAAGTTGAAGCCGAAGGTGCCGATGAAGCCGACGAGGATGATCGGCCACATCAGGTCGGGGCGCCCTGCGACATAGCGCAGGCCCTCGCGGAGCTGGCCCTTGCCCCGCGGGGTGCGCTCGACCTGGTTCAGCTCGCGGGAGCGCATCAGGAGCAGACCGGTGATGGGCGCGACGAACGACAGTCCGTTGAGCAGGAACGCCCAGCCCGTGCCGACGCTCGTGATGAGCAGGCCCGCGACGGCGGGGCCGACGAGACGGGCGGACTGGAAGTTGGCGGAGTTGAGGCTGACCGCGTTCTGCAGCTGCTCGGGGCCGACCATCTCGGAGACGAAGGACTGCCTGGCCGGGTTGTCCATCACCGTGGCGAGGCCGACGGCGAAGGCGGCGACATAGACGTGCCAGACCTGGACGTGGCCGGAGATGGTGAGGAAGGCGAGCGCGAGGCCGGTGAGGCCCATGGCGGTCTGGGTGGCCAGCAGCGTCGGGCGCTTCGGGAGGCGGTCCACGAGGACACCGCCGTAGAGGCCGAAGAGCAGCATCGGCAGGAACTGCAGGGCCGTGGTGATACCGACGGCGGCGGAGGAGCCGGTGAGGCTCAGCACCAGCCAGTCCTGGGCGATTCGCTGCATCCAGGTGCCGGTGTTGGAGACGACCTGGCCGGTGAAGAACAGCCGGTAGTTCCTGATCTTCAGCGAGCTGAACATCGAGGAGCGGGGCTTGGGAGCGGACGGGGAGTTGTGGGCGGCAGGTGCGGGGGCGGAGTCTGCTCCGGGTCCCGTACTCAACGGCGTTCGCCTCCTTGGACGGGGATGGGTTCGGTGCGCGCGGCGTGCGGGTGCGCGCGGTTACAGATGCGCGAGCTTCTCCAGGACGGGGGCGGCCTCGCGGAGCTTCGCCCAGTCGTCCTCGTCGAGGCCCTCGACCAGTCCGGCCAGCCACGCGTTCCGCTTGCGGCGGCTCTCGTCGAGCATGGCCTCGGCCCGCTCGGTCTGCGTGACGACCTTCTGGCGCCGGTCCTCGGGATGCGGCTCCAGCTTGACCAGCCCCTTGGCTTCGAGGAGCGCCACGATGCGGGTCATCGAGGGCGGCTGCACATGCTCCTTGCGGGCGAGCTCGCCCGGGGTGGCCGTGCCGCAGCGGGCGAGGGTGCCGAGCACCGACATCTCGGTCGGGCTCAGCGACTCGTCGACCCGCTGGTGCTTGAGTCGACGTGACAGGCGCATCACGGCGGATCGCAGGGAGTTCACGGCGGCAACGTCGTCGCCATGGGTGAGGTCAGGCATGTTCCTTAGAGTAACTCATTACTCTCGCTAAAGACCACCCGGGTGCACGCCTGATGCCCGTGAAACGGGCCACTGACGCATTTCATCACTCATACGAGTGAGACCGCTCCGGAAAGTGACCCGAGGGGCGGCCGGATACGGCAACCCTCGACCGCATGGGGACCAGTGTGCTCAGCCTGCGGATAGACGGGGAGCTGCTCGATCGGCTCCGGCACCATGCGGCGAAAAGGGGAATGAGCGTCCAGGACTACGTCGTCCGGACGCTCGTGCGCGACGACTTCGACGAGCGGTTCCAGACCGCGGTCGAGGAGACGGAAAAGTTCTACGGCGTCACCTGAGGCTCAGGTCAGGCCCAGCGCCGGCATCAGGTAGTAGAAGACGAACACCGCCGACACCACGTACATCGCGACCGGTACGTCCCGCCCGCGCCCGGCCGCGAGCCGCAGCACGACGAACGTGATGAAGCCCATGCCGATGCCGTTCGTGATCGAGTACGTGAACGGCATCATCAGCATCGTCACGAACGCCGGGATCGCGATGGTGTGGTCGCTCCAGTCGATCTGGCGGATCGAGCCGGACATGATCAGGAAGCCGACCGCGAGCAGTGCGGGCGTGGCGGCCTGGGACGGGACCATCGCGGCGACGGGGGTCAGGAAGAGCGCGGCACCGAAGAGCGCGCCGGTGACGACGTTCGCGAAACCGGTGCGCGCGCCCTCGCCGACGCCTGCCGTGGACTCCACGAAGCAGGTGGTGGCGGAGGACGAGGTGGCGCCGCCCGCGGCGACCGCGATGCCGTCGACGAAGAGCACCTTGTTGATGCCCGGCATGTTGCCGTCCTTGTCGGTCAGCTTCGCCTCGTCGCCGATGCCCATGATCGTGCCCATCGCGTCGAAGAAGCACGACAGCAGCACGGTGAAGACGAACAGCACACCGGTCAGTACGCCGACCTTGCCGAAGCCGCCGAAGAGGCTGACCTGGCCGACGAGTCCGAAGTCGGGGCTCGCGACCGGGCTGCCGGGCCACTTCGGGGTGGTCAGACCCCAGGAGGGCACCGTGGCGACGGCGTTGATGACGACCGCGACGACGGTCATGGCGACGATCGAGATCAGGATCGCGCCCGGCACCTTGCGCACGATCAGCGCGAGGGTGAGGAGCGTGCCCAGGACGAAGACGAGTACGGGCCAGCCGTCGAGGTGACCGGTCCCGCCGAGCTGCAGCGGCACGGTGGTCTGGGCGGCGTCCGGGATGCGCGAGACGAAGCCCGAGTCGACCAGGCCGATCAGCATGATGAACAGGCCGATGCCGATCGCGATGCCCTTGCGCAGGCCGAGCGGCACGGCGTTCATCACGCGCTCACGCAGACCGGTGGCGACGAGCAGCATCACCACGAATCCCGCGAGCACCACCATGCCCATGGCGTCCGGCCAGGACATCCGGGGCGCGAGCTGGAGCGCGACGACGGTGTTCACGCCGAGACCGGCGGCGAGCGCGATCGGTACGTTGCCGATGACGCCCATCAGAAGCGTGGTGAACGCCGCGGTCAGCGCGGTCGCGGTGACCAGCTGGCCGTTGTCCAGCTGGTGTCCGTACATGTCCTTCGCGCTGCCCAGGATGATCGGGTTCAGCACGATGATGTAGGCCATCGCGAAGAAGGTGGCGAAACCGCCACGGATCTCGCGCGACAGCGTGCTGTGGCGCTCGGAGATCCGGAAGTAGCGGTCGAGCGCGCCGGAGCCGGACCGGGGGTCCGGCTGCTTGGGCGCGGAGGCCTTGGCGGGGGCCGAGGTGGGCATGCGGGGACCTCATCGCCGGCGGACATCCCCGATGCCCAGGTGGCGTTTCGTGATTTGGAGTTTCATACGAACAGAACTGGCCAGAAACAAACAGTTTCAGTATGAACATACGTCATCGAGAACGCTATCTCCGCGCGTAGACATGACCGCCCGCGCATGGTCCTGATCACCTCGTAAGCTGTCCCCCATGGCAGGGTTTTTTTCGGGATCCCCGAAACACGAGGCGCCGGAGCCCCTGGAGGGTCCCGTGGTCGCCACCATCACGGGTGGCACGATCCTCTGGTTCGTCCTCTTCCTGGCACAGCTCCCCTTCTACAACTGGTTCGACGACCACGGACACCTGTGGTGGCTCTGGACCTGCCTGGCCGGCGCGGGCCTCGGCCTGATCGGCATCTGGTACGTACGAGGCCGCGAAGCGGCGCTGAAGAGGGACGAGGCGACGCCCCGTTAGGGGCGCGGGGAACTGCGCGACCAGCCCCCACCGGGCCGCGGACACATCCCCGCCCCCCGCCCCAGCGGAGCGCCTCCGTACAACCACGGAACCATTCCGTGTCCTCCCCTGGTCGGATCTTTGCCGCACTCGGCGGGTGAAGCCGTATATCCCCCCGTACCGTCGGATGCATGACGCACATCGACGCGGGTGCCGAACTCGACCCTGTGCATCCCACACCCATACCCGCCCCCGCCCCGAGGCCGGTGGGCCTCACCGCGGCCGAGGTCGCCGAGCGGGTGGCGCGGGGCGAGGTCAACGACGTACCCGTGCGCAGCAGTCGCTCCATGGCCGACATCGTCCGGGCGAACGTCTTCACCCGGTTCAACGCGATCATCGGCGTGCTCTGGCTGATCATGATGTTCGTCGCGCCGTTCCAGGACAGCCTGTTCGGCTATGTGATCCTCGCGAACACCGGGATCGGCATCATCCAGGAGCTGCGCGCGAAGAAGACCCTGGACTCGCTGGCGGTGATCGGGGAGGCGCGGCCGACCGTCCGCAGGGACGGGGTCGCCGCCGAGGTCGGCACCTCCGAGATCGTGCTCGGGGATCTGATCGAGATCGGACCCGGCGACAAGATCGTCGTGGACGGCGAGTGCGTCGAGGCCGACGGTCTGGAGATCGACGAGTCGCTGCTCACCGGTGAGGCGGACCCGGTCGTCAAACAGCCCGGCGACCAGGTCATGTCGGGCAGTTTCGTGGTGGCGGGCGGCGGCGCGTTCACCGCGACGAAGGTGGGGCGCGAGGCGTACGCGGCGCAGCTCGCCGAGGAGGCGAGCCGCTTCACCCTCGTCCACTCCGAGCTGCGGACCGGTATCTCCACGATCCTCAAGTACGTGACGTGGATGATGATCCCGGCCGCGATCGGCCTGGCCATCACCCAACTCGTCGTCAAGAACGACGACTTCAAGGACTCGATCGCGCGGGCCGTCGGCGGCATCGTGCCCATGGTCCCGGAGGGGCTGGTCCTCCTCACCTCCGTCGCCTTCGCGATCGGGGTCATCCGGCTTGGCCGGAAACAGTGCCTCGTCCAGGAACTACCGGCCATCGAGGGCCTCGCCCGCGTCGACACCGTCTGCCTCGACAAGACGGGCACGCTGACCGAGGGCGGCATGGACGTCACCGAGCTGCGCCCCCTCAACGGCAGCGACGAGTCGTACGTACGGAAGGTGCTGGGCGCCCTCGGCGAGTCGGACCCGCGGCCGAACGCCTCGCTCCAGGCGATCATCGACGCCTACCCGGACGGCGAGGGCTGGCGCTGCGTCGAGTCGCTGCCCTTCTCCTCCGCGCGCAAGTACAGCGGGGCGTCCTTCAGCGAGGGCGACGGCGCGTCGAGTACGTGGCTGCTGGGTGCCCCGGACGTGCTGTTGCCGTCCGAGGACCCGGCGCTCGCCGAGACCGAGCACCTCAACGAGCAGGGGCTGCGGGTGCTGCTGCTGGCCCGCGCCGACAAGGACCTCGACGACCCGCGGGTCCAGGACGGCGCCCGGCCGGCCGCGCTCGTCGTCCTGGAGCAGCGGCTGCGGCCCGACGCGGCGGACACCCTGCGGTACTTCGAGGAGCAGGACGTACGGGCCAAGGTGATCTCCGGCGACAACGCGGTGTCGGTCGGCGCGGTCGCCGCCAAGCTCGGGCTGCCCGGTGCCTCCGCCACCGTCGACGCGCGGCGGCTGCCCACCGAGAAGGAGGAGATGGCCAGGGCGCTGGACGAGGGGACGGTGTTCGGGCGGGTCACTCCGCAGCAGAAGCGGGACATGGTGGGGGCGCTCCAGTCGCACGGGCACACGGTCGCGATGACCGGTGACGGCGTCAACGACGTGCTCGCTCTCAAGGACGCCGACATCGGGGTCGCGATGGGGTCCGGGTCTGAGGCGACCCGGGCCGTCGCCCAGATCGTGCTGCTGAACAACAGCTTCGCGACACTGCCGTCCGTCGTCGCCGAGGGGCGGCGGGTGATCGGGAACATCACTCGGGTCGCGACGTTGTTCCTGGTCAAGACCGTGTACTCGGTGCTGCTCGCGGTGATGGTGGTGTGCTCGCAGGTGGAGTACCCGTTCCTGCCGCGGCACTTGACCCTGTTGTCGACGCTGACGATCGGTGTGCCGGCGTTCTTCCTGGCCCTGGCGCCCAACAAGGAGCGGGCTCGGCCGCACTTCGTGCGGCGGGTGATGCGGTACTCGATTCCGGGCGGGGTCGTCGCGGCGGTGGCCACGTTCGCCACGTATCTGATCGCTCGTCACCACTACACGGGGGAAGGGGCGTTGGACGCGGAGACCAGTGCGGCCACGTTGACCTTGTTCCTGATCGCGATGTGGGTCCTTGCGATCATCGCGCGGCCCTACACGTGGTGGCGGGTGGGGCTCGTTGCCGCGATGGGGCTCGGGTTCGTGATCGTGCTCGTCGTGCCGTGGCTCCAGGAGTTCTTCGCGCTCAAGCTGGTCGGAACGACGATGCCGTGGACTGCCGTCGGCATAGCGGTGGTGGCCTCGGCATCACTGGAACTCGTGTGGAGGTGGGTCGACCGGAGGTTCCCCGCGTAGGGGTGGGTGGATCGGTCGGTTGGCGGGGTGCGGGTTCGTCGTGGCTTGTCGCGCAGTTCCCCGCGCCCCTGGGTGGGTGGGGGTCGGTGTCGTGTGTCGAGTGCGGGTGCGTTTCGGCTGAGCGCGCAGTTCCCCGCGCCCCTAAAGACAAAAAGCCAGGGGCGCAGCCCCGCTTTTTAGGGGCGCGGGGAACTGCGCGGGCAACCCCCACCGGCCCGCGGTGAACCCAGTACGTCAACCACGCACCTCCCAGGGGCGCGGGGAACTGCGCGACAAGCCCCCACCGGGCCGCACCCACAACACACCCCCCGCCAGCCCCCTCAACGCCACTGGCCCCACGCCTGTCGAGGTGTGGGGCCAGTGGCTGGTGAGGCGGGAGGGCTAGTTCACGTCGACGAAGTCGCCTGCGGCCTTCACGGCCGGAGTGGTCGTCGTGCCGGCGAAGTTGTAGCGGAAGTAACCGTCGGCCGCAGCCTTGACAGTGGTCTTCAGGGCACCGGCCGAACCGGACTTGACCGTCTTGACATCCACGTACGTGGACGTGCCCTTCTTCTTGAACTGGAGCTTCACCGACTGGACGGTGTACCCCGCGTACTTGTTGGTCTCCCAGTTGGCCCGCGTCAGGTTGCCCTTGACCGTGATGGTCTTGCCCTTCTTCACGGGCTCCGGCGAGGCGTTGACGGTCAGCTTGGAGAAGCGCTGGACCTTGGTGGTGCCGACCTTGGCGACCTCGGCGACACCGACCTTGGTGACGTCGAAGTCCTCGGCGGACGGGTCCTGGCCGTTGAAGGCGACGGCGTAGGCGTTGGCGTTCCACGTACCGGCGTGGGAGTTGAGGAGTTCGCCGTCGCCCGGACGGACATCGATCGTGCCCTTGCAGGACGCGACGGTGGTGGAGACCGGCGTGCAGGTCGGGTACAGGTCACCGAACAGGTAGTTGTCCGGCGACTCGTAGGAACCGCGGTAGATCTCCAGGTCGACGACGAAGTCGGCCGCGGCGATGTCGACGTCGGCGGCGTGCGTCAGCGTGAACGTCGTCGGGACGGTGACCTGCTTGCTGGTACCGGCGACGATCGCCTTGCCGCCATTGATCTTGACGTTCGAGAAGCTCGCGTCGAGAGCGTACGGCGCGTCGGCCTCGGCGGCGGCGATACGGGCGCCGCTCTTGCCGGAGACGGCGTGGGCGGAGTCGAGCACCTTCGCGACGTCCGCGCGCGAGATGGCGGAGTCGTCGGCCTGAGCGGCCGGAACGGCGAAGGCGGAGAGAGCCAGGGCGCCGGTGACGGCGGCCACGGTGGCACGTATGCGCATGCGTTCCCCTGATGGAGAAAGGGCCCCGGACGGCATCGTCCTCACGTCGGGGCCGAAGTGATCAAGAGTCTGTTGACCCGAGTGATCAGATGCGTGACGGGGGTGAATGGTTGTACGCGAGGTGAATCTTTTGCGTACACGTGACCAAGGTCATCTTCACCACTCACCCCGACACACCCGAGGGGCCTACTGCACGTCGATGAAGTCACCCACTACGCCACCCTTCTCGGCGCAGTCGGCCCTGCTGAAGTTGGCGTCCGGGGCTTCCCGGTCCACGCCGTCGCCGAAGAGGATTTGCGCCAGCTCGTCGTACGAGCCGCGGTAGACCTCGACGCTCCGGGCTTGACGGTGAACGTCACCGGGCGGTCACCTTCTGGCCGGTGCCCGCCACGATCGGCTTGCCGAATGCGGCCTCATGGTAGTGCCCGGGCGTCGGATACGGCGCCCCAGACGGGCCCGCCGGAGGTCGAGATTCCGCACCCGAACCGGCCACATGCAGGCAGGTTTCGGCCGTTCGTCGACCAAGATCTTCACTTTTCACGGACCGCCAACATATCAATGGCGTCGACCGATAAAAACATTCCGGGGGGAAATCCTGTGCATTCGCATGCACGCATTAGAAGCGTATACTGCGCAACCATCCTTTCTCTCGCGACCATTGGTCTCTCCGCACCTCACGTCGAGGCGGCACCTGCCCCGGCAGCGCTTTCGAGCGACGACACCGCGGGAATGATGGACATCACGTCCGAATATCTCAAGGAACGCGCGAACGTCATCACCGCCGAGGGAGCAGAAAAGGCGAAGAAGGCGGCACCAGCAGCGTCCGCAAAGGGAAAGATGACCGCTGCGCTCGCGGCCAAAACCGCAAGGGAATATGCAGCATTGGCGCTCCTGCGCGCGCAACTCAATCGGGATAACGGCGGCTACTCTCGTGCTGAAGTGAGCGTCACTGCGGTGACAACCACAGTGGAGGCCGATACGGCCACCATGGAAGCCACGGAGGATGCGCGGCTCTATTATCCCAACGTGCCGGCCGGGGATCCCGAGTACGAGGAGTATTCGGTGCCTCATACCCTGACCTTCGTCCGAGCGTCCGACGGAGGCTGGCTCCTGGACAGCGACACGATCGATGCGAGCCTGACCGGGCCAGGTCCGGTCACCCAGCCCGGCCAGCCCGGAAGTGCCACACCCTCAGACGCTGAGAGCGAGGGCCAGTTGGAGGCAGGGGGCAGCACTGTTCCAGTGACTGACGTCGAGGACGACAAACCACTGGAGACCGACCCCGCGGAGGGATCGGTCCGCACAAGGGCTGCCAACGCCGGCTACAGCTACGGCAAGATGGTGAGCTACGCGAACAAGTACTGGAAGACCGCGAACTCGGACTACCGGAAGTACGGCAGCGACTGCACGAACTTCATATCGCAAGCCATGCGCTCGGGCGGCTGGAACACCACGGCCGGGAGCTTTGTCACCCGCAAGGACAACAAGAAGTGGTTCTACGGCTCATTCGAGTCGACGACCAGTTACACCTGGGCAGGGGCGGAGAACTGGTACTGGTTCGCCAAGAAGCACTCCAAGCGGACCAGAATACTGAGCAACGTTTGGCAGCTTCTTTCGGCCGATGTCCTCCAGGCCGACTGGAAGCGGGATGGCATCATCGACCACACCATGATCGTAACCAAGCGCGGAAGCAAGGGAGAAATCTATCTCACGTACCACACTCCGAGTAAGCACAATGTGAAACTGAGCACTCTCCTGAGAAAGTACCCGAACGCCGCCTGGTACGCGCATCGCACGTGACAAGGGAGCAGCACATGACTTTCCCGAAGGGCACACTCTGGGTTGCGGCTCTGGTCGGAGGTGTTGTGCTGAGCGGCTGCTCCAGTGACGGTTCCTCCGATGTACAGCGGACGGAACAGGAAACCGCCAAAGCCTATATCTCCGCTCTCAACGACCAGAATGTCACCAGTCTGGTGGGACTGGCTCCATCGGGGCACGAAGGAACAGAGCAGGAAGCCCGGGACATCATCGCGGAGCACGGCGGACGTGGTCTGAAGATCAAGAGCATGGACGTGTCCCATGATGTCGGCCCTGACGAGGCCAGTACACAGGTCTCGGGCACGGACCGTCAGGGGAAGAAGTTCAGTACCTACATCCAGATGTCGCGCGAGAAGGACACTTGGGTTGTTGTCCTCGGGCAAGCGTCTGGTTTTGACCAGAGCGGCAAGAGCCCGGCGTCCACCGATCCCGCGGCTGGATAGAACGCGATTCCGGCCACGCAGAGGCCCCCACGGTGGGAGGCCTCTGCGGCTCAATCTCAAGTCGGTGCCATCGTGGCATCACGAAAGCCGCACGGCGGTGGTCAGTCGAACCAGCGGTCCCGTGCCAGTTCCTCCGTCCTGGACGGGTCCTCCAGGAGGGCGCCGACCTCGAAGCGGCGGGGCCACTGGCCGGCCGCCCAGGCGAGGCCCGCGGCGACGCCCTCCACGGTGGCGGCGTGCAGTACGCCGTCGCGGGTGCGGCGCCAGTCGAGTTCGGTGTCGTCGACGAAGAGCTCCTCGTGCTCGACGTACGTCGTCGGGGTCGAGGGGCCCAGCAGGACCCGTACGGACTCCGGGACGTCGTGTTCGACGCCCTCGCTCGTGACCTCGCCGGTCACGGACTCGCTCAGCCGCCGGACCTGGAACAGCTCGGCGAGGTCGGCGGCTCGGGACGGGCGGACGGGGAGCAGCGGGGTGCCGGTGGTGAAGGGCAGCAGGTCGGGCGAGTCGACGACCACGGCGTCGGCCGCGTCCACGACGGTCACCCGGCCGTCCACCACGGCCCGCAGCTCGTCCGGCAGGGTGACCTGCTCGGGGTCGAGATCCGCCAACGCGCTGTAGAGGGCGTGCAGTTGGGACGAGGTGACCTCACGGTCGAGGTCGGCCAGGCGGTCCAGGAGCTCGGCGGCCCCGCCCGGTTCGGCGAGGAGGGCGGCGACGGACGTGCGGACGCCGAGCGCCCGCAGGACCTGCTCGTCGTTGAAGCCGGTGGCGTCGGCGGCGTCGTACAGGCCGTGCAGGAGCGGGTCGCCGCCCTCGGCGCGCAGGCCGGCCGGGCGGCGGCCGTCGAGGACCGGGTTCCCGCGC is drawn from Streptomyces liliifuscus and contains these coding sequences:
- a CDS encoding MFS transporter produces the protein MSTGPGADSAPAPAAHNSPSAPKPRSSMFSSLKIRNYRLFFTGQVVSNTGTWMQRIAQDWLVLSLTGSSAAVGITTALQFLPMLLFGLYGGVLVDRLPKRPTLLATQTAMGLTGLALAFLTISGHVQVWHVYVAAFAVGLATVMDNPARQSFVSEMVGPEQLQNAVSLNSANFQSARLVGPAVAGLLITSVGTGWAFLLNGLSFVAPITGLLLMRSRELNQVERTPRGKGQLREGLRYVAGRPDLMWPIILVGFIGTFGFNFPVWLSAYADDVFHAGAGAYSLFNTLMAVGSLAGALLAARRGTARARVLVAAAVAFGVLEIVAALAPSYWLFALLMVPIGIAGLTVNVTANTAVQMGTDPAMRGRVMALFMMVFMGGTPLGAPVVGWITDAYGPRVGFAVGGVVSALAAVTVGLALARVGGLRLSVGWHHGHPQVRFVPRERALATAA
- a CDS encoding MarR family winged helix-turn-helix transcriptional regulator; the protein is MPDLTHGDDVAAVNSLRSAVMRLSRRLKHQRVDESLSPTEMSVLGTLARCGTATPGELARKEHVQPPSMTRIVALLEAKGLVKLEPHPEDRRQKVVTQTERAEAMLDESRRKRNAWLAGLVEGLDEDDWAKLREAAPVLEKLAHL
- a CDS encoding NCS2 family permease — its product is MPTSAPAKASAPKQPDPRSGSGALDRYFRISERHSTLSREIRGGFATFFAMAYIIVLNPIILGSAKDMYGHQLDNGQLVTATALTAAFTTLLMGVIGNVPIALAAGLGVNTVVALQLAPRMSWPDAMGMVVLAGFVVMLLVATGLRERVMNAVPLGLRKGIAIGIGLFIMLIGLVDSGFVSRIPDAAQTTVPLQLGGTGHLDGWPVLVFVLGTLLTLALIVRKVPGAILISIVAMTVVAVVINAVATVPSWGLTTPKWPGSPVASPDFGLVGQVSLFGGFGKVGVLTGVLFVFTVLLSCFFDAMGTIMGIGDEAKLTDKDGNMPGINKVLFVDGIAVAAGGATSSSATTCFVESTAGVGEGARTGFANVVTGALFGAALFLTPVAAMVPSQAATPALLAVGFLIMSGSIRQIDWSDHTIAIPAFVTMLMMPFTYSITNGIGMGFITFVVLRLAAGRGRDVPVAMYVVSAVFVFYYLMPALGLT
- a CDS encoding DUF2530 domain-containing protein, which encodes MAGFFSGSPKHEAPEPLEGPVVATITGGTILWFVLFLAQLPFYNWFDDHGHLWWLWTCLAGAGLGLIGIWYVRGREAALKRDEATPR
- a CDS encoding cation-translocating P-type ATPase; translated protein: MTHIDAGAELDPVHPTPIPAPAPRPVGLTAAEVAERVARGEVNDVPVRSSRSMADIVRANVFTRFNAIIGVLWLIMMFVAPFQDSLFGYVILANTGIGIIQELRAKKTLDSLAVIGEARPTVRRDGVAAEVGTSEIVLGDLIEIGPGDKIVVDGECVEADGLEIDESLLTGEADPVVKQPGDQVMSGSFVVAGGGAFTATKVGREAYAAQLAEEASRFTLVHSELRTGISTILKYVTWMMIPAAIGLAITQLVVKNDDFKDSIARAVGGIVPMVPEGLVLLTSVAFAIGVIRLGRKQCLVQELPAIEGLARVDTVCLDKTGTLTEGGMDVTELRPLNGSDESYVRKVLGALGESDPRPNASLQAIIDAYPDGEGWRCVESLPFSSARKYSGASFSEGDGASSTWLLGAPDVLLPSEDPALAETEHLNEQGLRVLLLARADKDLDDPRVQDGARPAALVVLEQRLRPDAADTLRYFEEQDVRAKVISGDNAVSVGAVAAKLGLPGASATVDARRLPTEKEEMARALDEGTVFGRVTPQQKRDMVGALQSHGHTVAMTGDGVNDVLALKDADIGVAMGSGSEATRAVAQIVLLNNSFATLPSVVAEGRRVIGNITRVATLFLVKTVYSVLLAVMVVCSQVEYPFLPRHLTLLSTLTIGVPAFFLALAPNKERARPHFVRRVMRYSIPGGVVAAVATFATYLIARHHYTGEGALDAETSAATLTLFLIAMWVLAIIARPYTWWRVGLVAAMGLGFVIVLVVPWLQEFFALKLVGTTMPWTAVGIAVVASASLELVWRWVDRRFPA
- a CDS encoding amidase domain-containing protein, whose product is MMDITSEYLKERANVITAEGAEKAKKAAPAASAKGKMTAALAAKTAREYAALALLRAQLNRDNGGYSRAEVSVTAVTTTVEADTATMEATEDARLYYPNVPAGDPEYEEYSVPHTLTFVRASDGGWLLDSDTIDASLTGPGPVTQPGQPGSATPSDAESEGQLEAGGSTVPVTDVEDDKPLETDPAEGSVRTRAANAGYSYGKMVSYANKYWKTANSDYRKYGSDCTNFISQAMRSGGWNTTAGSFVTRKDNKKWFYGSFESTTSYTWAGAENWYWFAKKHSKRTRILSNVWQLLSADVLQADWKRDGIIDHTMIVTKRGSKGEIYLTYHTPSKHNVKLSTLLRKYPNAAWYAHRT